In the genome of Gemmatimonadota bacterium, one region contains:
- a CDS encoding amino acid permease, whose amino-acid sequence MADVNDAPLIADTGLIRALGVRALGANTVNSVIGSGIFVLPAVVAATLGASAIIAYIVCAIAAGLIALSFAEAGSRVSAPGGLYAYIETAFGPFSGFLSGVLFWCSQTVASAAVAMVFVGSLAALLPALAAPVPHAALLIVLYAALAALNIRGVRSGVSIVETLTAAKLLPLILLVVVGAFFVRPVNLEWSFTPTFSQIGSASLLLIFAFQGVENALTSSGEVINPSRTVPRAILLGLGAVSVLYIAIQLVAQGVLGPELASNQTAPLVGVATRAFGSAGGALLAVAAAVSAFGYVSGDMLTTPRILFAFGRDGFLPARFGSVHPRHHTPVVAIIAHAAACTAFALTGTFTSLVVLSTVSMMLIYLATCLAAIQLRRRDVRTDGPPFVLRGGPVIPLLACVVVVWMLSSASRIEFISVGVALVIATVLYAIRQYLAGRPVVATSARES is encoded by the coding sequence ATGGCGGACGTGAACGATGCACCACTGATCGCAGATACCGGACTGATCCGCGCTCTCGGTGTGCGTGCGCTTGGCGCCAACACGGTCAACAGCGTCATCGGATCGGGCATCTTCGTTCTGCCGGCGGTCGTCGCGGCGACGCTCGGCGCTTCCGCGATCATCGCTTATATAGTATGCGCGATCGCCGCCGGACTCATCGCGCTGAGCTTCGCGGAGGCGGGGAGCCGCGTGTCCGCGCCTGGAGGACTGTACGCATACATAGAGACCGCATTCGGGCCGTTCAGTGGATTTCTCTCGGGCGTGCTGTTCTGGTGCAGCCAGACGGTCGCGAGCGCGGCGGTCGCGATGGTGTTCGTCGGATCTCTTGCGGCGCTCCTGCCAGCACTCGCCGCACCAGTGCCGCACGCCGCATTGCTGATTGTGCTGTATGCCGCGCTCGCGGCGCTCAACATACGGGGCGTGCGTTCCGGAGTCAGCATCGTCGAGACACTGACGGCGGCCAAGTTGCTGCCGTTGATTCTTCTTGTGGTGGTCGGCGCATTCTTCGTACGACCCGTGAATCTGGAGTGGAGCTTCACTCCGACGTTCTCGCAGATCGGCTCTGCGTCGCTGCTGCTCATCTTCGCATTTCAGGGAGTCGAGAACGCGCTCACATCCAGCGGAGAGGTAATCAATCCATCGCGCACGGTTCCACGCGCAATTCTCCTCGGACTCGGCGCAGTCTCCGTGCTTTACATCGCGATTCAGCTGGTGGCGCAGGGAGTGCTCGGACCAGAGTTGGCGAGCAACCAGACCGCTCCGCTGGTGGGAGTCGCCACTCGTGCGTTCGGATCAGCCGGCGGAGCGTTGCTCGCCGTCGCGGCTGCCGTCTCAGCGTTCGGATATGTGAGCGGTGACATGCTCACCACGCCGCGAATTCTTTTCGCGTTCGGCAGGGATGGATTTCTCCCCGCACGCTTCGGCTCGGTGCACCCGCGTCATCACACACCCGTGGTCGCCATAATTGCGCACGCAGCCGCCTGCACCGCGTTCGCGCTCACCGGCACGTTCACGTCGCTGGTGGTGTTGTCGACAGTGTCGATGATGCTCATCTACCTTGCGACGTGTCTCGCGGCGATCCAGCTGCGACGACGCGATGTCCGCACTGACGGACCGCCGTTCGTGCTGCGCGGCGGTCCCGTCATTCCTCTGCTTGCGTGCGTCGTCGTGGTGTGGATGCTCTCCAGCGCATCGCGAATCGAATTCATCAGCGTCGGCGTGGCACTGGTGATTGCGACAGTGTTGTACGCAATCCGCCAGTACCTTGCCGGTCGACCCGTAGTCGCTACTTCAGCTCGCGAATCTTGA